The Platichthys flesus chromosome 18, fPlaFle2.1, whole genome shotgun sequence genome includes a window with the following:
- the rab32a gene encoding ras-related protein Rab-32a, with protein sequence MAGGSVSECKEYLFKVLVIGELGVGKTSIIKRYVHQLFSQHYRATIGVDFALKVINWDSKTLVRLQLWDIAGQERFGNMTRVYYKEAVGAFVVFDVTRGSTFEAVSKWKHDLDSKVKLANGNPIPSVLLANKCDQKKESTNNTALMDSFCKETGFLGWFETSAKDNINVDGAAHFLVENILANDKGLPYEESNGDRIKLDQETVAAESKSGCC encoded by the exons ATGGCCGGGGGCTCGGTGTCTGAGTGCAAGGAGTACCTCTTCAAAGTGCTGGTGATCGGGGAGCTGGGCGTCGGGAAGACCAGCATCATCAAGCGCTACGTGCACCAGCTCTTCTCGCAGCACTACAGGGCCACGATCGGGGTCGACTTCGCCCTGAAGGTCATCAACTGGGACAGCAAGACCCTGGTGCGGCTCCAGCTGTGGGACATCGCAG GTCAGGAGCGGTTTGGGAACATGACGCGGGTTTACTACAAGGAGGCCGTGGGGGCGTTCGTGGTGTTCGACGTGACGCGGGGCTCCACGTTCGAGGCCGTGTCCAAGTGGAAGCACGACCTGGACAGCAAGGTGAAGCTGGCCAACGGCAACCCCATCCCCTCGGTGCTGCTCGCCAACAAATGTGACCAGAAGAAGGAGAGCACCAACAACACGGCGCTAATGGACAGTTTCTGCAAAGAGACTGGATTCCTAGGCTGGTTTGAGACCTCGGCCAAG GACAACATCAACGTGGACGGGGCAGCGCACTTCCTGGTCGAGAACATCTTGGCCAACGACAAAGGTTTGCCGTACGAGGAGAGCAACGGCGACCGGATCAAACTGGACCAGGAGACCGTGGCTGCTGAGAGCAAGTCGGGCTGCTGCTAA